The Myxococcales bacterium genomic sequence CGATGAGCCCCGCGCCCAGCAAGGTGGTGCGGCGGAGATCGTTCGACACGATCTGTTTTTCCATCGGGGCGTTGCGATAGGGGCCGCTCACCTCCAAACGAAGGCCGGAGGGCGCGTGGGGCGGCCTCAGCTTGGCGAACAGCGCCTCGGCCCGCTGGCTCATCGCCGTGGCGAAGCCCAGGTTGTCCGGATCCCCTCGCAGCGACGCTTCCACCGCGCACACCTGCCCATCGGGTGAACAGAGCGTGCCGGCCGGCGGCTTGCTCGTGCCGGTCGGTGCCGCATCCGCGGACGGGGCGGTGCTGTCCGCCCCCAAAAGGCCCAGCATCGCCTTGACGTTCGCGTCGTCGCGGAACGCCGCCCGTACCTCGGCCGCATCGGGCAAGGGCGGGCGCGTGTCGAGCGTGACACACATGGGGTTGGCTTCGCAGCGTTCCCACGTCAGCCGTTCCTGCACGCGCGTGGCGAAGCCATCGAGGGTCTCGGGCGGAAGAAAGAGCAAGCGCCGCTCGAGAAAGAAGCGGGGATCGCGTTTGGCCACGGCCCATCGTGTCTCGGGCCAGGCACGCAGTTCCTCGGCGAGGCGTTCGGCCAGGCGCATGTTGAGCGCGGGATCGCTCGAGGCGACCACGAGATACAGTGAGGCCGTGCTGCGCACCCGCTGTTTGAGCGTGGCGATCGCTTCCTGTGAAGGGCTCTCTGCCGGCAATAGTGCGGTGAGCGACGGATCGATGACGATGCGCCGGGCCGAAAAGACCCCTGCCGCGACCAGCACGCTCCACAGTGCCAAGAAGGCGAGGGGGCGGCGCTGCGCGCTTTTGACGTAGGCGGTTGCGAGGCGGCGCCAGGAAAATCGAAAGGTCACGGGCGGCAAGAGCAGCGCACCTGCAGGGCAGGGTCAACGGCGTACTGGAAACTCTTTCGTGGCAATTGTGACGAGTTCGCAGCACTCGTGAGGCCACGGCGCACGGTGCACGTTCGCGTGCCAGGATGCGCGCGCATGATTCCCGCAACGGCCCACTTCGTCTGGCTGGGATCCTGGTTTCCTTGGTTCAACGTGCTGGCCATCCGCTCCGCGCTCGAGCGGGGGGGCTTTTCGCGCGTGGTGTTGCACCACGATGAGGCGCTCGCGGCGTCGGCCTTGGGCCCCCTGCTTGCGGACCCGCGGGTGCACTTTCGTCCCATCGATCTCGAGGCGCTGTGTGCCGGGGCGGGCGTGGCCCCGGCGCCCTTCGCCGCGCTCATGTCCGAGCTCACCGCGCCGAGCGCGCGATCGAACGTGCTGCGTTGCCTGGCCCTGGCGGCCGAGGGGGGCGTTTACCTCGACACCGACACCGTGACCGTCAAGAGCCTCGACGATCTGCGCGCGTCCGGCGGCGCGTTCTGCGGACAGGAGCGTGTGGCGCGGCCGCTTCGCTGGATACAGAAGCGTCGCGCGGCCGACCAGCTGAAGTCGTGGGCCCTTCTGGGTTTGCGGCAAGCTTTTCGCCTGTGGCCGCGCGGCTACTTGCATTTTCGCATGGTCGAAGGGCTCTATCCTCTGGCGGTGAACAACGCTGTATTGGGCTGCGCCGCTCGTCACCCGTTCATGCTGGAGCTGCTCGCGCGCATGGTGAAGGTGCCACCCGCGCGACGGCGCGTGCGTTTTGCGCTGGGCACTCATCTGCTGCAGCGGCATGTGGCCGACTACGCGGGCGCCGGTCTCGTGGTGTATCCGCCAGAGTACTTTTACCCGTTGGCCCCCGAGATCGCCGACCACTGGTTTCGGCATCACGCGCGCCACGACCTCGATCAGGTGTTGTCGCCGCAAACACGGATCGTGCATTGGTACGGTTCGACCCACCGGCGGCGTACCATGGTGAGGTTGGCCCCGGACTATGTATTGGCGAACGCGCGCCGCCAAATGTTGAGCCAGCTGGCCGCGCCCTTCGTGACCGAAGCCTGAGCGCAGCCCTGCGCGCATGATCCCCGTCAGTGAAGCGCCACCGCAGGCCCGTCAGCGGCCAGCTCGACGCGCAGCTCGCCAAGCGGTGCGTTCGTGACCAGTGCCAGCGGCGTGTGTTCCGCGTTGTCCGACAGCCACAGCGTGATCGTGCGCGGCTTGCGCAGCGTCGAAGGGCGTCCCTGCCAGTCGATGGGTGCTGCCGCGAGCTCGTAGCGCAGGGCCGTGCGGGGGCCCGTGGCCAGCTTGATCGTCTCGGCCCGTGGGGGCGCAGCCGTCACGCTCCACAGCGCGCGGCCATCGAGCACCGGGGCGGTCCAGGGCTCCCGTTGGGGGCCGCGGGTGCGCAGCGCCAGCAGATATCCAAAGGGGTCGTACGTCGCCGCGCCCGCGTTCAGCGTGGCCCAGCTCTCGGGTTTTTTGCTGTGCAGGCGGTGCGTGCTCACCACGCCCGGGGCGCTTTGTGCGGCGTCGTCGCGGATCACGGCGCTGCCGGTGTCCCGTTCGACGGTCCACGCCCGCGCCAGCGCCGTCTGCGGATCGAAGGACAGCGAGAACTTGCTGCGGGTGCCAAAGCCCAGGAACGAGCCCGAGCCGAACCCCTCACCTGCCCACAGCGGCGCAGGGGACGTCTCTGCCTTGACGAGCAGCGTGACTTCACCCACCTGTCCAGCCAGGGAGTGGCGAATCTGGAAGTGGAGGCGTTCGGGGAAGCGCAGCATCGGGGGCCCTTCGCTTAGTGTGGCGACCGGGGGGGCGTCAACCGAGGCCGGCGCAAGGCGTGGCGTGGTGGTGGCGCAGGCGGCGAGCATCGCCGCGGCCGCGCCGGGACCCAGAAGCGCGTAGAGGCCGCTTCGCTGACGAGAGAGACGTGCCATGAGTGTTGGACACCCAGAGTGCCCCCGCGATTCAGCCTTGCACAGGAAAAGCAGGAGCACCCCGGGCCGGGGGGCCGCGCGCGCGGCTCCGAGCCGCGCAAGTGGCTGCTTCTCCTGGTCAATTCGTGGCGCTCCTGGTAGCTCTTCGCTCATGTCGAACCGCCCGTCCCTCGCCTCCGCCGTGCTTTCGGGCCTGGGCGCGGGTGCCGTGGTGGGTCTGGCCGACGGGGTGCGGGTGGCGCTGGGGGCAGGGCTTTCCCCCGCGGGCTTCGGGCGTACGGTGGCTTTGGCGCTGGCCGTGGACGCGATCGGGGGCGGCACGCTCGGGCTCGTGTGTTCGGTGTGGGGCTGGGTGCGGGTCTGGGGCCAGGCCGGATCCCCGGGGCCTGTCGCCCGTGTGGGGGGCGCGGCCGCGGCGGGCGCCCTTGCCGCCGGCCTGGGTGTGGCCACGCTGCTTGCCACGGCGACGCGGGTCAACCGCTTTTTGGCTGCGGGCCTCGTGGTGCTGGCGCTGGGGCTTGGCTTTGCGCTGGCGGCCGCTTTTGGGCCTGCGCTCGCCAGGGCCTTTTCGCGGGGCGCGCCCCAAGCCGACGACAGCGATCGGCCCGCCGGGCTTTCGGTCCTCGGGCGCTGGCTTTTCGGTCCTTTGGCCTTGGGTCTCGTGTCGGGGGCTGCCTTTGTGATCGTGTGGCGCACGCGCGCGCCGCTGCGGGGCGCGGCCTTGCTCGAGCGGGGCGCCTGGGTGGCGCTGCTTGGCTTGGGCGGGCCCTGGTTCGTCGCCCGCGCGGCCCGGGCGGGCGCGCACGTCCGCGTGGGGGTCGCGGGCGCACGCGGGGTGAAGGTCGCGGTGCCGGGGCTCTGCCTGGCCGCCGCGGCGGGGCTGGGGGCGCTGCGCTGGGAGCGTGATCTGCAGTTCCTGCCCTGGGCCGACCTGATCGTGGCCGCCCTCATCGCTGCCGTGGGGGTGGGCCTGCATCGTGCGGGGGCCTTTCGATCCCTGCGGCGGGCGGGAATGTACGCGGCCGTGGGACTCGGCCTGTGTGTGCCGCTCGCGCTTGCCAGCGCAGGCTCCGAGGTCGCACGCAAGGT encodes the following:
- a CDS encoding DUF3108 domain-containing protein, which codes for MARLSRQRSGLYALLGPGAAAAMLAACATTTPRLAPASVDAPPVATLSEGPPMLRFPERLHFQIRHSLAGQVGEVTLLVKAETSPAPLWAGEGFGSGSFLGFGTRSKFSLSFDPQTALARAWTVERDTGSAVIRDDAAQSAPGVVSTHRLHSKKPESWATLNAGAATYDPFGYLLALRTRGPQREPWTAPVLDGRALWSVTAAPPRAETIKLATGPRTALRYELAAAPIDWQGRPSTLRKPRTITLWLSDNAEHTPLALVTNAPLGELRVELAADGPAVALH